One Defluviimonas sp. SAOS-178_SWC DNA window includes the following coding sequences:
- a CDS encoding cytochrome P450, translating to MIPPKPASRPDRVSLWRYLKLFRADILSAQPARLYRAWMAEFRTPFFRSYLCNDPALIDLVLKERPEDFPKSDRVREGLAPLLGRSVFVTNGTEWRHQRRIIDPAFERGRLHDTFPAMREAAVAARDRLRARAGEIVEIEAEASHAAADVIFRTLFSIPIEHEIATDVFAQFRAHQKAQPLLNLAAFLPLPRFFPRLHRRRTLATARSIRALITRLTEARMAAIRGGTAPDDLATKIMTTHDPETGRPFDTAEMVDQVAIFFLAGHETSASALAWTLYLLAAFPEVQDRVAEEVASIPDNVGFSDISRLSFTRDVFREALRLYPPVPMMVRQNLRPETLRGRDVAPAAQIVLSPWHVHRHERIWDRPDAFDPDRWQSEEGRRAARAAYLPFSAGPRVCPGAGFAMVEGPLLLAILIRDLHFATVAGHDPVPEAHLTVRSRSGIRLLVTPRDATSQLVSGLKQS from the coding sequence ATGATCCCGCCGAAACCCGCATCCCGGCCCGACAGGGTTTCGCTTTGGCGCTATCTGAAGCTCTTCCGGGCCGACATCCTGTCGGCGCAGCCGGCGCGGCTCTACCGGGCCTGGATGGCGGAATTCCGGACGCCTTTCTTCCGCTCATACCTTTGCAACGACCCGGCGCTGATCGACCTGGTCCTGAAAGAGCGCCCCGAAGATTTCCCGAAATCCGACCGGGTCCGCGAAGGACTCGCGCCGCTCCTTGGCCGCTCCGTCTTCGTCACCAACGGCACTGAATGGCGGCACCAGCGGCGGATCATCGATCCGGCTTTCGAGCGCGGACGGCTGCATGACACGTTCCCTGCCATGCGCGAGGCCGCAGTCGCGGCGCGCGATCGGCTTCGCGCGAGAGCCGGAGAGATCGTTGAGATCGAGGCCGAGGCAAGCCATGCAGCCGCGGATGTGATATTTAGGACACTCTTCTCGATCCCGATCGAGCATGAAATCGCGACGGATGTCTTCGCGCAGTTCCGTGCGCACCAGAAAGCCCAGCCTTTGTTGAACCTCGCGGCCTTTCTGCCCCTGCCGCGATTTTTTCCGCGCCTTCACCGGCGGCGGACGTTGGCGACGGCGCGGTCGATCAGGGCGCTGATCACGCGGCTGACCGAGGCGCGGATGGCGGCGATCCGGGGCGGGACGGCGCCGGACGATCTTGCCACCAAGATCATGACGACGCACGACCCCGAGACGGGTCGCCCCTTCGATACCGCCGAAATGGTCGATCAGGTCGCGATCTTCTTCCTGGCCGGCCATGAAACCTCCGCCTCAGCGCTGGCATGGACACTCTATCTACTCGCGGCGTTCCCCGAAGTTCAGGACCGGGTCGCGGAAGAAGTGGCGTCAATTCCGGATAATGTCGGGTTTTCAGATATTTCCCGCCTGTCCTTCACCCGCGATGTGTTCCGCGAGGCACTGCGGCTTTACCCGCCCGTGCCGATGATGGTGCGACAGAACCTCCGGCCCGAGACGTTGCGCGGACGAGACGTGGCACCGGCGGCGCAGATCGTGCTGTCGCCCTGGCACGTCCACCGGCACGAGCGGATCTGGGACCGGCCGGATGCGTTCGACCCGGATCGCTGGCAAAGCGAGGAGGGCCGGCGCGCGGCGCGCGCGGCGTACCTTCCGTTCTCCGCCGGGCCCCGGGTCTGCCCCGGGGCGGGGTTCGCGATGGTCGAGGGGCCGCTTTTGCTGGCGATCCTGATCCGCGACCTGCACTTCGCGACCGTGGCGGGGCACGATCCGGTGCCCGAGGCCCATCTGACGGTGCGGTCGCGGTCGGGAATCCGTCTCCTGGTCACGCCGCGTGACGCAACGTCACAATTGGTGAGCGGGTTGAAACAATCCTGA
- a CDS encoding DUF4169 family protein, with protein MAEIVNLRAARKERDRAMKRAGADENAARFGRTKALKVLEKTRAEKARDTLDAHRREEPQA; from the coding sequence ATGGCCGAGATCGTCAATCTTCGCGCCGCGCGCAAGGAACGAGATCGCGCGATGAAGCGCGCGGGAGCCGATGAGAACGCGGCACGTTTCGGGCGCACCAAGGCGCTGAAGGTTCTGGAAAAGACGCGGGCGGAGAAGGCCCGCGACACCCTTGACGCGCATCGCCGCGAGGAGCCGCAGGCGTGA
- the chrA gene encoding chromate efflux transporter yields the protein MSATEPLWRVFGRIGLLSFGGPAAQIALMHRELVETRRWLTEAEFLRALSFCMLLPGPEAMQLATYAGWRLGGVRGGLLAGGLFVLPGAAVILALAASYAAFGQVPLVAALFLGVKAAVVAIVIEALLRVSRRALNGRAARLIAVGSFAAIFLFGLPYPLIVIAAAAAGAALLPRAAAEPRPLPDNPRLGATLAAGLGLWWAPVAVLALLGQELLVRIGVFFSELAVVTFGGAYAVLAYMTQTVVQDHHWLTTPEMMDALGLAETTPGPLILVTEFVAYLAGAGAGSPALGLAAAGLTLWVTFVPCFLWVFAFAPYIEWIASRPRLGAALAGVSAAVVGVIATLALWFALHLFFATVTEVGLGPFSLTLPEPASIRPAPLLISAGAGVLLIARHWNLLGVLALSALAGAVVPAGF from the coding sequence ATGAGCGCGACGGAACCGCTTTGGCGCGTCTTCGGGCGGATCGGCCTTCTCTCGTTCGGCGGGCCTGCGGCGCAGATCGCGCTCATGCACCGGGAACTGGTCGAAACCCGGCGCTGGCTGACCGAGGCGGAGTTCCTGCGCGCGCTTTCGTTCTGCATGCTCCTGCCCGGGCCGGAGGCGATGCAGCTTGCCACCTATGCGGGGTGGCGGCTTGGCGGGGTGCGTGGCGGGTTGCTGGCGGGCGGGCTCTTCGTCCTGCCGGGCGCCGCCGTGATCCTTGCGCTCGCGGCGAGCTATGCCGCGTTCGGGCAGGTGCCGCTGGTCGCGGCGCTCTTTCTCGGGGTCAAGGCGGCCGTCGTGGCCATCGTGATCGAGGCGCTGCTGCGGGTGTCTCGGCGCGCCCTGAACGGGCGCGCGGCCCGGCTCATTGCCGTCGGGTCGTTCGCGGCGATCTTCCTCTTCGGCCTGCCCTACCCGTTGATCGTGATCGCGGCGGCGGCCGCCGGTGCGGCCCTCCTGCCGCGGGCGGCCGCCGAACCGCGTCCCTTGCCGGACAACCCCCGGCTGGGCGCGACGCTTGCCGCCGGGCTCGGCCTCTGGTGGGCACCGGTCGCCGTTCTCGCGCTCTTGGGCCAGGAACTTCTCGTCCGGATCGGCGTCTTCTTCTCGGAACTGGCCGTCGTCACCTTCGGCGGCGCCTACGCGGTTCTGGCATACATGACCCAGACCGTCGTGCAGGATCACCACTGGCTGACCACGCCTGAAATGATGGATGCCCTTGGCCTTGCCGAGACGACGCCGGGGCCCCTCATCCTCGTGACGGAATTCGTCGCCTATCTGGCAGGGGCCGGCGCGGGATCCCCGGCATTGGGCCTCGCGGCGGCGGGCCTGACGCTCTGGGTCACCTTCGTGCCGTGCTTCCTCTGGGTCTTCGCCTTCGCGCCCTACATCGAATGGATCGCCAGCCGGCCCCGCCTCGGCGCGGCCCTCGCGGGTGTGAGCGCTGCGGTGGTCGGCGTGATCGCCACGCTGGCGCTCTGGTTCGCGCTGCACCTCTTCTTCGCCACCGTGACCGAGGTCGGCTTGGGCCCCTTCTCCCTTACGCTTCCCGAGCCCGCCTCGATCCGGCCGGCCCCGCTTTTGATCTCGGCTGGCGCGGGGGTTCTGCTTATCGCCCGCCACTGGAATCTTCTTGGAGTTCTGGCCCTCTCGGCGCTGGCAGGCGCGGTGGTCCCGGCCGGTTTCTGA
- a CDS encoding universal stress protein: protein MFKKIMVPVDLRHIERLGRALQAAADLARLYSASVCYVSVTTSEPNEFGHTPQEAARHFADWGQAEAERRGHAADTRMVVSHDPTVELDKALIDTIDTLGADLVVMATHMPNVADYIWASHGGTLAMHSCASVMLLRG from the coding sequence GTGTTCAAGAAAATCATGGTTCCGGTGGACCTGCGCCATATAGAGCGACTGGGCCGGGCATTGCAGGCCGCCGCCGATCTCGCACGGCTCTATTCGGCCAGCGTCTGCTACGTCAGCGTCACCACCTCCGAACCGAACGAGTTCGGCCACACGCCTCAAGAGGCGGCCCGGCACTTCGCCGACTGGGGCCAGGCAGAGGCCGAACGCCGGGGGCACGCAGCCGATACACGTATGGTGGTCAGCCACGACCCGACGGTTGAACTCGACAAGGCGCTGATCGACACCATCGACACGCTCGGCGCCGACCTCGTCGTCATGGCGACACATATGCCGAACGTCGCCGACTACATCTGGGCGTCGCATGGCGGAACGCTGGCGATGCATTCGTGCGCGTCGGTAATGCTCCTGCGCGGCTGA
- a CDS encoding ribbon-helix-helix domain-containing protein: MSRPVKRSLTLNGHRTSVSLEDEFWREFRTLADAKGQPLNALAAEIDAARGVDTGLATAIRLYVLRELQAGRTPR, encoded by the coding sequence GTGAGCCGCCCGGTCAAGCGGTCCTTGACGCTGAACGGACACCGCACCAGCGTCTCGCTGGAGGACGAGTTCTGGCGGGAGTTCCGGACACTCGCGGACGCGAAAGGACAGCCCCTCAACGCGCTCGCCGCCGAAATCGACGCGGCGCGCGGCGTGGATACCGGCCTTGCGACCGCGATCCGGCTCTATGTTCTGAGGGAATTGCAGGCGGGTCGGACGCCCCGCTGA
- a CDS encoding aminotransferase class V-fold PLP-dependent enzyme, producing the protein MQLDLGFARRQFPAFSVPELADKAFFENAGGSYACGQVIDRLTRFYRERKVQPYAPYAAAEAGGAEMDEARARLAAMMGVKTHELSFGPSTTQNAYVLAQAVRRWLKPGEAIVVTDQDHEANSGPWRRLAEDGVEVREWTIDPATGHLDPDRLGPLLADGRVRLVCFPHCSNVVAEINPVAGIVAMAHAAGAAACVDGVSYAPHGIPDVGALGADIYLFSAYKTYGPHQGIMAIREELGMALPNQGHCFNGDTLYKRFTPAGPDHAQVAASAGIADYFDALHAHHFAPEPDAAKRAAAVHDLMRAQEVAVCQPLLDYLAARNDVRLIGPRDAGARAPTVAVDLGRAAEPVSVALAEHGINCWAGDFYAVRPLTAMGIDPAVGVLRLSMVHYTSAEDVARLIGALERVL; encoded by the coding sequence ATGCAGCTAGATCTCGGTTTCGCTCGTCGCCAGTTTCCAGCGTTTTCGGTGCCGGAGCTCGCCGACAAGGCGTTCTTCGAGAATGCCGGCGGCTCCTATGCCTGCGGTCAGGTGATCGACCGGCTGACGCGGTTCTACCGGGAGCGGAAGGTTCAACCCTATGCGCCCTACGCGGCGGCCGAGGCGGGCGGAGCCGAAATGGACGAGGCCCGGGCGCGGCTGGCCGCGATGATGGGGGTGAAGACGCATGAATTGAGCTTCGGCCCGTCCACGACGCAAAATGCCTACGTTCTCGCGCAGGCGGTGCGCCGCTGGCTGAAACCCGGCGAGGCGATCGTTGTCACCGATCAGGATCACGAGGCGAATTCCGGACCCTGGCGGCGACTGGCGGAAGACGGGGTCGAGGTTCGGGAGTGGACGATCGACCCGGCGACCGGGCATCTCGACCCGGACAGGCTCGGGCCTTTGCTGGCGGACGGCCGGGTCCGGCTCGTCTGCTTTCCGCATTGCTCGAACGTGGTGGCCGAGATCAACCCGGTGGCCGGGATCGTGGCGATGGCCCATGCCGCCGGAGCCGCAGCCTGCGTCGACGGGGTGAGTTATGCGCCGCACGGGATACCGGATGTGGGCGCGCTCGGCGCCGACATCTATCTCTTCTCGGCCTACAAGACTTACGGGCCGCATCAGGGGATCATGGCGATCCGCGAGGAACTGGGAATGGCACTGCCCAATCAGGGTCATTGCTTCAACGGCGACACGCTTTACAAGCGCTTCACGCCCGCGGGGCCCGACCACGCGCAGGTCGCGGCCTCTGCCGGGATCGCGGATTATTTCGACGCGCTCCACGCCCATCACTTCGCCCCGGAGCCGGATGCGGCGAAGCGCGCGGCGGCGGTGCACGATCTCATGCGGGCGCAGGAGGTGGCGGTTTGCCAGCCGCTTCTCGACTACCTCGCGGCGCGTAACGATGTCCGGCTGATCGGCCCTCGCGATGCCGGGGCGCGGGCGCCGACGGTGGCGGTGGATCTCGGCCGTGCGGCGGAGCCGGTTTCGGTTGCCCTGGCGGAACACGGGATCAATTGCTGGGCGGGCGATTTCTATGCCGTCCGGCCGCTTACAGCGATGGGGATCGACCCGGCGGTCGGGGTGCTGCGGCTGTCGATGGTGCATTATACCTCGGCCGAGGACGTCGCGAGGCTGATCGGCGCGCTGGAACGGGTGCTGTGA
- a CDS encoding SspB family protein produces the protein MSKSIDYGNLMHRAMRGLILEVMRGVERTGLPGEHHFFITFDTRHPDAELADWLRERYPEEMTVVMQHWYEGLTVDDEGFAITLNFGDSPEPLYIPFDAIRTFVDPSVEFGLRFETQDSDEDDEEEDDEDVEESAPQEAEVVSLDKWRK, from the coding sequence ATGTCCAAATCCATCGACTACGGAAACCTCATGCACCGCGCGATGCGCGGACTGATTCTGGAGGTGATGCGCGGGGTCGAACGCACCGGCCTTCCGGGCGAGCATCACTTCTTCATCACCTTCGACACGCGCCACCCCGATGCCGAACTCGCCGACTGGCTGCGCGAGCGCTACCCCGAAGAAATGACGGTGGTGATGCAGCACTGGTACGAAGGGCTCACGGTCGATGACGAAGGCTTCGCCATCACCCTGAACTTCGGCGACTCGCCGGAACCGCTCTACATCCCCTTCGACGCGATCCGCACCTTCGTCGATCCCTCGGTCGAATTCGGCCTCCGGTTCGAGACCCAGGACAGCGACGAGGATGACGAGGAAGAGGACGACGAGGACGTGGAGGAGAGCGCCCCGCAGGAAGCCGAGGTTGTCAGCCTCGACAAGTGGCGGAAGTAG
- a CDS encoding DUF1194 domain-containing protein, with amino-acid sequence MTCAPAGFALCLALSTLASVPVRACDVALLLSVDVSGSIDRGEYRLQVDGIAAALSDPEIADALVLGQIALSVVQWSGTAKQTLSIPWRRMLSPAEVADFAARAGALPRAYTGSDTAVGEAIAFSVQQFDAVRDCRRKVIDISGDGPQNAGFPLAPERAGAAAAGIEINAIAIEDVGRSIPITEFYRRYVVTRDGFVITARGLSDYPRAIREKILREIAKPLG; translated from the coding sequence ATGACATGCGCCCCGGCCGGTTTCGCCCTCTGCCTTGCCCTGTCGACCCTGGCATCGGTCCCCGTCCGGGCCTGCGACGTCGCGCTCCTCCTCTCGGTTGACGTTTCGGGGTCCATCGACCGGGGCGAATACCGGCTCCAGGTCGACGGGATCGCCGCGGCGCTCTCCGACCCCGAAATCGCGGACGCGCTGGTTCTGGGCCAGATCGCGCTCAGCGTGGTGCAATGGTCGGGCACCGCGAAGCAGACGCTCTCGATTCCGTGGCGGCGGATGCTCTCGCCGGCGGAGGTGGCGGATTTCGCCGCCCGCGCCGGCGCCCTGCCGCGCGCCTATACCGGGTCTGACACGGCGGTGGGCGAGGCCATCGCTTTCTCGGTCCAGCAGTTCGACGCGGTCCGCGACTGCCGCCGCAAGGTCATCGACATCTCTGGCGACGGGCCGCAGAACGCGGGCTTTCCGCTCGCCCCCGAACGCGCGGGGGCGGCGGCCGCCGGGATCGAGATCAATGCCATCGCCATCGAGGATGTCGGCCGCTCGATCCCGATCACCGAGTTCTACCGTCGCTACGTCGTCACACGGGACGGCTTCGTGATCACCGCGCGCGGCCTGTCGGATTACCCGCGCGCGATCCGGGAAAAGATCCTGCGCGAGATAGCGAAGCCCCTCGGCTGA
- a CDS encoding sulfurtransferase/chromate resistance protein — translation MPGFGSISALQLSRLIGTPDCPALVDVRTDEDFAADARLIPGASRHRFDRIEDLAREMDGRQVVTICQKGRKLSDGAAALLRCHGIAAETLAGGAIAWAEAGLPMIPAEAIPVSRLWVTRHRPKIDRIACPWLIRRFVDPGARFLFVPPAEVAEVAERFSATPFDVEGVRFSHRGEHCSFDAFLDDFGLHTEALDRLAIVVRGADTDRHDLAPQAAGLLAISVGLSRQYKDDLAQLEAGLLLYDALYRWARDGHEEGHDWPAGRTA, via the coding sequence ATGCCCGGCTTCGGTTCCATATCCGCGCTCCAGCTCTCGCGCCTGATCGGCACGCCCGATTGCCCCGCCCTTGTCGACGTTCGCACCGACGAGGACTTCGCCGCCGACGCTCGCCTGATCCCCGGCGCGTCGCGCCATCGCTTCGACCGCATCGAAGACCTTGCAAGGGAGATGGACGGCCGTCAGGTCGTGACCATCTGCCAAAAGGGCCGCAAGCTTTCCGATGGGGCGGCTGCTCTACTGCGCTGCCACGGCATCGCCGCCGAAACATTGGCGGGCGGCGCCATCGCCTGGGCCGAGGCCGGTCTGCCGATGATCCCCGCCGAGGCGATCCCGGTATCGCGGCTCTGGGTCACGCGCCACCGGCCCAAGATCGACCGGATCGCCTGCCCGTGGCTGATCCGGCGCTTCGTCGATCCGGGCGCGCGGTTTCTCTTCGTTCCACCGGCGGAGGTCGCCGAGGTCGCGGAACGATTTTCCGCGACGCCGTTCGACGTCGAGGGCGTGCGTTTCAGCCATCGCGGCGAACACTGCAGCTTCGATGCGTTCCTGGACGATTTCGGCCTTCACACCGAGGCGCTCGACCGGCTCGCTATCGTTGTGCGCGGTGCCGATACCGACCGGCACGACCTCGCGCCGCAAGCCGCCGGGCTTCTCGCGATTTCGGTCGGCCTGTCGCGGCAATACAAGGACGATCTCGCCCAGCTCGAGGCTGGCCTTCTTCTCTACGACGCGCTCTACCGCTGGGCGCGCGACGGGCATGAAGAGGGCCACGACTGGCCCGCGGGGCGCACGGCATGA
- the fumC gene encoding class II fumarate hydratase yields the protein MTKTRTETDSFGPLEVPADKYWGAQTQRSIINFPIGWEKQPVAIVRALGVIKQAAAEVNMATGKLDPAIGKAMVQAASEVVAGRFDDNFPLVVWQTGSGTQSNMNANEVISNRAIEILGGAMGSKKPVHPNDHVNMGQSSNDTFPTAMHVAIGMMARDVLLPGLEKLHGALVAKSEAFKDIIKIGRTHTQDATPLTLGQEFSGYAKQVENGIKRVEMCLPAIYELAQGGTAVGTGLNTRKGWDTAIAAQIAEITSLPFVTAPNKFEALAAHDAMVMFSGALKTVAASLFKIANDLRLLGSGPRSGLGELILPENEPGSSIMPGKVNPTQAEALTMVCAHVMGNDAAVGFAGSQGHFELNVYNPMMSYNVLQSMQLLGDAAGSFTDNMVVGTEANITRIDKLMKESLMLVTALAPTIGYDNATKVAKTAHKNGTTLREEAIALGFVDGETFDRIVRPELMVGPED from the coding sequence ATGACCAAGACCCGCACCGAGACCGACAGCTTCGGCCCCTTGGAGGTTCCCGCCGACAAGTACTGGGGCGCGCAGACCCAGCGCTCGATCATCAACTTTCCGATCGGCTGGGAAAAGCAGCCGGTTGCGATCGTCCGGGCGCTCGGGGTGATCAAGCAGGCGGCGGCCGAGGTCAACATGGCGACCGGCAAGCTTGACCCGGCCATCGGCAAGGCGATGGTTCAGGCGGCCTCGGAAGTCGTCGCGGGCAGGTTCGACGACAACTTCCCGCTCGTCGTCTGGCAGACCGGCTCGGGCACGCAGTCGAACATGAACGCGAACGAGGTGATCTCGAACCGCGCGATCGAGATCCTCGGCGGCGCGATGGGCTCGAAAAAGCCGGTCCATCCGAACGATCACGTCAACATGGGGCAATCCTCGAACGACACGTTCCCGACCGCCATGCACGTGGCCATCGGCATGATGGCCCGCGATGTCCTTTTGCCGGGGCTGGAGAAGCTGCACGGCGCGCTGGTCGCGAAATCCGAAGCCTTCAAGGACATCATCAAGATCGGCCGCACCCATACCCAGGACGCCACGCCGCTCACCCTCGGCCAGGAGTTCTCGGGCTACGCCAAGCAGGTCGAGAACGGGATCAAGCGGGTGGAGATGTGCCTGCCCGCGATCTACGAACTCGCGCAGGGCGGCACGGCGGTCGGCACGGGCCTGAACACCAGGAAGGGCTGGGATACCGCGATTGCGGCGCAGATCGCCGAGATCACCAGCCTGCCCTTCGTCACGGCGCCGAACAAGTTCGAGGCGCTTGCCGCCCATGACGCGATGGTGATGTTCTCGGGTGCGCTGAAGACCGTCGCCGCCTCGCTCTTCAAGATCGCGAACGACCTCAGACTTCTGGGCTCCGGCCCGCGCTCGGGCCTCGGCGAACTGATCCTGCCGGAGAACGAGCCCGGGTCTTCGATCATGCCGGGCAAGGTGAACCCGACCCAGGCCGAGGCGCTGACGATGGTCTGCGCGCATGTGATGGGTAACGACGCGGCGGTCGGTTTCGCCGGCTCGCAGGGCCATTTCGAGTTGAACGTCTACAACCCGATGATGAGCTACAATGTCCTCCAGTCGATGCAGCTTCTGGGCGATGCCGCCGGCAGCTTCACCGACAACATGGTCGTCGGCACCGAGGCCAATATCACCCGCATCGACAAGCTGATGAAGGAAAGCCTGATGCTGGTCACGGCGCTGGCGCCGACCATCGGCTACGACAATGCCACCAAGGTCGCCAAGACCGCGCACAAGAACGGCACGACGCTGCGTGAAGAGGCCATCGCGCTCGGCTTCGTCGACGGCGAGACCTTCGACCGGATCGTGCGCCCGGAACTGATGGTCGGGCCGGAGGATTGA
- a CDS encoding nuclear transport factor 2 family protein gives MTKLDLLKDWYRTVWIDGDLTAIDRYFAPSAGADGLMSDGQVSMEDFRALVPALLALVRDLSIGIDRSVETGDWLWAQITVRAVTAHGVDPIHASGQVMVRVVDGQIAEAYNAFDFITFFEQAGLLPQDAFMLLLSGERLG, from the coding sequence ATGACGAAGCTCGACCTCCTGAAGGACTGGTACCGGACCGTCTGGATCGACGGCGACCTGACCGCGATCGACCGCTATTTCGCGCCGAGCGCCGGTGCCGACGGCCTCATGTCCGACGGCCAGGTCAGCATGGAGGATTTTCGCGCACTGGTGCCGGCCCTTCTGGCGCTTGTCCGCGATCTCTCCATCGGCATCGACCGCAGCGTCGAGACCGGCGACTGGCTTTGGGCGCAGATCACCGTCCGGGCGGTGACGGCACACGGGGTCGATCCGATCCACGCCTCGGGCCAGGTGATGGTCCGGGTCGTGGACGGGCAGATCGCTGAGGCTTACAACGCCTTCGACTTCATCACCTTCTTCGAGCAGGCCGGTCTCCTGCCGCAAGATGCATTCATGCTCCTCCTGTCGGGGGAAAGGCTCGGCTGA
- a CDS encoding BCCT family transporter — MAEQDNSPGIPVPEGAAAIIDTDYTIGQDNVEGQLGPFGFDVHNPVFLISGLSIVAFVFYALALPEQAATVFGWLRPWLTSTFDWFFLGAANIFVLFCLFLIVSPWGAVRLGGVDATPDYSYIGWFAMLFAAGMGIGLMFFGVLEPVYHMAISEPLGVPSPIAEDGSIIAENVDAAKKMGLAATIYHWGLHPWAIYAIVALALALFTFNKGLPLTIRSAFHPIFGEAIWGWVGHVIDTLAVFATLFGLATSLGFGAQQANAGLEHIFGIPNTITVQVVLITIITGIALVSVLRGLDGGVKVLSEINMAIAALLLVFVLIAGPTGTIFADFIAGLAAYAADIVPLSNPFGREDTGYMQGWTAFYWAWWISWSPFVGMFIARVSRGRTVREFITCVLIIPSLVCVLWMAAFGGVAIDQVLTDPTTSAVKAQVIDSYNPPLSLFAMLEGLPLASITSFIGIILVIVFFVTSSDSGSLVIDTITAGGKVDAPLPQRVFWCTFEGAVAIVLLIGGGLGALQAMVISTGLPFTLVLLLMCLAIFKGLRSETR, encoded by the coding sequence ATGGCCGAACAGGACAACAGCCCAGGGATCCCGGTACCGGAAGGTGCCGCCGCCATCATCGACACCGATTACACGATCGGGCAGGACAACGTGGAGGGCCAACTCGGCCCCTTCGGCTTCGACGTGCACAACCCGGTCTTCCTGATTTCGGGACTGTCGATCGTCGCCTTCGTCTTCTACGCGCTGGCGCTGCCCGAGCAGGCCGCGACCGTCTTCGGCTGGCTTCGCCCCTGGCTCACCTCGACCTTCGACTGGTTCTTCCTCGGCGCGGCCAACATCTTCGTCCTGTTCTGCCTGTTCCTCATCGTCAGCCCCTGGGGCGCGGTGCGGCTAGGCGGCGTGGACGCGACGCCCGACTACAGCTACATCGGCTGGTTCGCGATGCTCTTCGCCGCCGGGATGGGGATCGGGCTGATGTTCTTCGGCGTGCTCGAGCCGGTCTATCACATGGCGATCTCCGAACCGCTCGGTGTGCCGTCTCCAATTGCCGAGGACGGCTCGATCATCGCGGAGAACGTCGATGCGGCGAAGAAGATGGGTCTCGCCGCGACGATCTATCACTGGGGGCTGCACCCGTGGGCCATCTACGCCATCGTCGCGCTCGCGCTCGCGCTCTTCACGTTCAACAAGGGGCTGCCGCTGACGATCCGGTCGGCCTTCCACCCGATCTTCGGCGAAGCGATCTGGGGCTGGGTCGGCCACGTCATCGACACGCTAGCGGTTTTCGCCACGCTCTTCGGGCTCGCCACCTCGCTCGGTTTCGGGGCGCAGCAGGCCAATGCCGGGCTTGAACATATCTTCGGCATCCCGAACACGATCACCGTGCAGGTCGTGCTGATCACCATCATCACCGGCATAGCGCTCGTCTCGGTCCTGCGCGGGCTCGACGGGGGCGTGAAGGTGCTCTCCGAGATCAACATGGCAATCGCGGCACTGCTGCTGGTCTTCGTTCTCATCGCCGGACCGACCGGAACGATCTTCGCCGACTTCATTGCCGGTCTCGCGGCCTATGCCGCCGATATCGTGCCGCTTTCGAACCCCTTCGGGCGCGAGGATACCGGCTACATGCAAGGCTGGACGGCCTTCTACTGGGCCTGGTGGATCAGCTGGTCGCCCTTCGTCGGCATGTTCATCGCCCGTGTCTCGCGCGGCCGGACGGTGCGGGAATTCATCACCTGCGTTCTGATCATCCCCTCGCTCGTCTGCGTACTCTGGATGGCGGCCTTCGGCGGCGTGGCGATCGACCAGGTGCTGACCGACCCGACGACAAGCGCGGTCAAGGCGCAGGTCATCGACAGCTACAACCCGCCGCTGTCGCTCTTTGCCATGCTGGAGGGGCTGCCGCTCGCGTCGATCACCTCGTTCATCGGGATTATTCTGGTGATCGTCTTCTTCGTGACCTCGTCGGATTCGGGCTCGCTCGTCATCGACACGATCACGGCGGGCGGCAAGGTCGACGCGCCGCTGCCGCAACGGGTGTTCTGGTGCACGTTCGAAGGCGCGGTCGCCATCGTCCTCCTGATCGGCGGCGGGCTCGGCGCATTGCAAGCCATGGTCATCTCGACCGGCCTGCCCTTCACGCTCGTGCTCCTCCTGATGTGCCTGGCAATCTTCAAGGGCCTGCGGAGCGAGACGCGCTGA